In the Gossypium arboreum isolate Shixiya-1 chromosome 10, ASM2569848v2, whole genome shotgun sequence genome, one interval contains:
- the LOC108461613 gene encoding tryptamine 5-hydroxylase-like, whose translation MDHFTPQTIFISILLLLSILYFITFLRRWLKSQSLTPPSPPSLPIIGHLHLLTDMPHHTFTKLAQKLGPVIYLQLGQVPTVIVSSPRLAGLILKTHDHVFSNRPQLVSAQYLSFNCSDVTFSPYGPYWRQARKICVTELLSSKRVNSFQLIRDEEVSRLLTTLSAHPGSEVNVSELFLSLANDILCRVAFGRRFTESVGSSNHLAAVLRETQELFAGMSVGDFFPEWEWVHSVSGYKRRLMKNLNELRRVCDEVIKEHLQRGETGIKEDFVDVLLRVQKQDNLEVPITDDNLKALVLDMFVAGTDTSAATLEWTMTELVKHPEIMKQAQEEVRAVARRTGKVIDETHLQHLHFTKSIIKEAMRLHPTVPLLVPRESMDECIIDGYKIPPKTRLLINTYAIGRDPNSWDNPLQFNPNRFQDSNIDLKDQDFRFLPFGGGRRGCPGYGFGLATVEIALARLLFHFDWELPYGIHTDDVDVDEIFGLASRKRTPLILVPTVNEGL comes from the exons atgGACCATTTTACCCCTCAAACCATTTTTATTTCCATCTTACTTCTACTCAGTATCCTTTACTTCATCACTTTCCTACGAAGATGGCTAAAGTCACAGTCATTAACCCCGCCTTCACCACCAAGTCTTCCGATAATCGGTCACCTTCATCTCCTCACCGACATGCCACATCATACCTTCACTAAACTCGCTCAAAAACTTGGTCCAGTAATCTACCTTCAGCTCGGTCAAGTTCCCACCGTCATCGTCTCTTCACCTCGACTCGCTGGACTCATCCTCAAAACTCATGACCATGTCTTCTCAAATCGTCCTCAACTCGTTTCAGCTCAGTACTTGTCTTTCAACTGCTCCGACGTTACATTCTCTCCTTACGGACCTTACTGGCGTCAAGCTAGAAAAATCTGTGTCACCGAGCTACTAAGCTCCAAGCGAGTCAACTCGTTTCAACTCATCCGAGATGAAGAAGTGAGTCGGTTACTAACAACGTTGTCAGCTCACCCTGGTTCAGAAGTCAACGTAAGTGAGCTTTTCTTGTCGTTAGCGAATGATATCTTATGTAGGGTGGCGTTTGGGAGGCGGTTCACGGAAAGTGTAGGATCGTCAAATCATTTGGCAGCAGTGTTGAGGGAGACACAGGAACTGTTCGCAGGGATGAGCGTAGGGGATTTTTTCCCCGAGTGGGAATGGGTTCACTCAGTGAGTGGGTATAAACGAAGGTTGATGAAGAATTTGAACGAGTTAAGACGAGTTTGTGATGAGGTAATAAAGGAGCATTTACAAAGGGGTGAAACTGGGATTAAAGAGGATTTTGTGGATGTTCTATTGAGAGTACAAAAGCAAGATAACTTGGAAGTACCCATTACTGATGATAATCTCAAGGCTCTTGTTCTG GACATGTTTGTTGCTGGAACAGATACATCAGCAGCAACCTTAGAATGGACAATGACAGAGTTAGTCAAACACCCTGAAATAATGAAGCAAGCACAAGAAGAGGTTCGAGCCGTCGCACGTCGAACCGGTAAAGTCATCGACGAAACCCATCTTCAACACCTTCACTTCACCAAATCCATTATCAAAGAGGCTATGAGACTACATCCAACGGTGCCCTTATTGGTTCCAAGAGAATCCATGGATGAATGCATTATTGATGGCTACAAAATACCACCCAAAACTCGCCTCCTTATCAACACTTATGCTATAGGAAGAGATCCCAATTCGTGGGATAATCcccttcaatttaatcccaatagATTCCAAGATTCAAACATTGATCTTAAAGATCAAGATTTTCGGTTTTTACCATTTGGTGGTGGGAGAAGAGGTTGCCCTGGTTATGGTTTCGGTCTCGCCACCGTCGAGATCGCACTTGCTCGCCTCTTGTTTCACTTTGACTGGGAATTGCCTTACGGAATTCATACTGATGATGTTGATGTTGATGAAATTTTCGGCCTTGCATCGAGGAAACGAACTCCGCTAATACTCGTCCCGACGGTAAACGAAGGACTGTGA
- the LOC108462265 gene encoding uncharacterized protein LOC108462265, translated as MLSPSFVVIWEFEGKPKISYVTVFERPGLQEFLNQLSEFAELVLFTAGLEGYARPLVDRIDAENRFSHRLYRPSTICTEFREHVKDLSCLSKNLCRTVIVDNNPFSFLLQPLNGIPCIPFSAGQPHDTQVPRFPLS; from the exons ATGCTCTCTCCCTCTTTTGTCGTCATCTGG GAATTCGAAGGCAAACCTAAGATCAGCTACGTTACAGTGTTCGAGCGCCCGGGATTGCAAGAATTCTTGAATCAACTAAGTGAATTTGCTGAACTTGTTCTATTCACTGCTGGCCTTGAAG GCTATGCTAGACCGCTTGTTGACAGAATTGATGCGGAAAATCGGTTTAGTCATCGACTTTATAGGCCTTCTACAATTTGTAC TGAGTTTCGGGAACATGTGAAAGACCTCTCCTGCTTATCGAAAAATTTATGCCGAACCGTTATCGTAGACAACAATCCCTTTAGTTTCTTGTTGCAGCCACTAAACGGAATCCCATGCATTCCATTTTCTGCGGGGCAACCACATGATACACAGGTACCACGATTTCCGTTGTCTTAA